One Baekduia alba genomic window, AGACGCAGGTCGAGCGGCTGCACGCGACCAGCGTCCGGGTGCACGTCGCCGACGCCAAGGCGGTGACCGCCGACGCCCTCGGCGGCCGCTTCGACCGCATCCTCGTCGACCCGCCGTGCAGCGGCCTGGGCACGCTGCGTACGCATCCGGACCTGCGCTGGCGCGCGACCCCGCAGGCCATCGAGGCGCTGCGGGTCGAGCAGGAGGCGATCGTCGCCGCGGCCCTCGGCATGCTGGCTCCCGGCGGTCGCCTGGTCTACTCCACCTGCACGCTCTCGCCGCGCGAGGAGGTCGTCGCCGGAGACGCCGTACGTACGCTGCCGCACCGCGACGGCACCGACGGCTTCTATATTGCGACATCAGATGGCGACCAAGGAGCTCGGTCTGAAGTGCCCCGGCTGCGGTGAGCCCTGGCTGCGTCCGACGACGCTCGCCGGGCGCTACCGGTGCGTCTACTGCCTGCACCGCTTCGAGCTGCGGTCGGTCTGCCCGGACTGCGGCGAGCACGGCACCATCGTGCGCATGTCCTCCACGGCGACCACGATCTGCAACCACTGTGGCGGCTCGATGCTGATCGAGATCTAGGTGGGCGAAGTGGGCTCACGCGGCCGTGCTCGCGTCCCCATCGACCACCTCGTGTAGGTTCCCCGCCGTCCCGTCATGCCCAAGCCTCGCCGCATCGCCCCGAGCATCCTCGCGGCCGACTTCGCCCGCCTCGGATCGCAGGTCTCCGAGGTCGTCGATGCCGGCGCCCGCGTCATCCACGTCGACATCATGGACGGGCACTTCGTGCCGCCGCTCTCGATGGGGCCGCAGGTGCTCAGCGCGCTCGTCGAGCTGGGTCTGCCCGGCGTCGAGTACGACGTCCACCTGATGGTCGAGCGTCCTGAACGCATCGTCGCGGACTTCGCAAACGCCGGCGCGAGCAACATCACCGTGCACGCCGAGGCGACGCCGCACGTCAACTACGCCGTCCAGCAGATCCGCGAGCACGGCTGCACGGCCGGCGTCGCGGTCTGCCCGTCGACGCCGCTGGACGTCTACCGCGAGCTCGAAGTCGACCTCGCGCTCTGCATGACCGTCAACCCGGGCTGGGGCGGACAGCGGTTCATCGCCGCGTCGCCGAGCAAGATCGAGCGGTTGCGCGCGCTGCTTCCCGACGGCGCCGAGCTGGAGGTCGACGGCGGGATCGACACGTCGACCGCGGGTCTCGCGGCCGACGCCGGAGCGACCTTGCTCGTCGCCGGAAGCGCCCTGTTCGGCGCGCCGGATCCCGGCCAGGCCTACCGCGACATCGCCGCCGCGGCCGGGGTGTAGCCACCCGTAGATACGCGGCCCCGCGAAGGGCCGATGATTGGTAGAACCTGTGAGCACGAAGGTCCTCATCGTCGACGACCATCCGACCTTCCGGTCGACCGCCCGCCTCCTGCTGGAGAGCGAGGGCTTCGACGTGATCGGCGAGGCGCCCGACGGCCTCACCGCGATCGCCGCCGCCGGCGAGTTGCATCCCGACCTCGTGCTGCTGGACGTCAACCTCCCGGACCTCGACGGCTTCGACGTCGCCGCGCGCATCACGAGCGTGCTCGGCGCACCGGCGGTCGTGCTCACGTCGAGCCGCGACAGCTCCGACTTCGGCCCGCTCGTGCACCGCTCCGGGGCGCGCGGCTTCATCCCGAAGGGTGAGCTCTCCGGCGCGGCGCTGACCGAGCTCATCCGCTGACGCACCGCTTTCGGCGATCATTGGCGCCTGGATGACGGTGTCCGACGGACGACAAGCATGACCTCGCTGCGGTACGCGCTCATCGCGCTGTTCGCCGCTTCCGTGGCGATGGCCGCGGTCGTGATCGCGCTGGTCGTCTCCTCCGACCACGAGACGGCCAAGCCGCTGATGGCGACCGTCGCCCCGTTCATCGGGCTGTCGTTCTGCGGCACCGGCGTCTTCGCGTGGCTGCGCCGGCCCCACAACCGCTTCGGCGCGCTGATGACGGCGGTCGGCTTCGCGTGGTTCCTGTCGGGCCTGGCCGAGGCCAACGACCCGTGGGTCTACACGCTCGGCGTCTACGTCGGGCCGCTCTACCTCGTCCTGGTCGGGCACATGCTCCTGGCGTTCCCGTCCGGACGGCTGGAGACGACGAGCGCCCGGACGCTGGTCGTCATCGGCTACCTCACGGCGCTCGCCGTCCAGATCCCGTTCTTCCTCCTCGGCGGCGACATCGGCGGCGACGACAACGCGCCGCGCAACGCGTGGGCGCTGACCGACAACCCGGACGGCGCGCAGGTCTTCGCGGTGGTCGCGCAGCTCGTGGCCGGGTGCCTGATCGTGTGGCTGGGCCTCCAGCTGTGGGAGAAGCGCAAAGTCGCCTCGCCGCCGCAGCGCCGGGCGATGGCGCCGGTCCTGTGGACCGGCGTCGTGCTGATGGTGACGCTGGCCGTGGCGGTCGTCGGGGAGCTGTTCGGTGCGTCGTCGCCCGTGGTCTCCGGGCCGTCGGTCGCCTCGCTGATCGCGTTCGCCGCGCTGCCGTGGGCGTTCGTCATCGGGCTGCTGCGGACGCGGTACTCGCGGGCCGGCGCGGTCGGCGACCTGGTGGAGCGGCTCAACGCGCAGGGCGCGGAGGGCGAGTCGCTGCGCGACGCCCTGTCCGACGCGCTGGGCGACCGCTCGCTGGCGCTGGCGTTCTGGTCGCGCGGCTCGGAGCGCTACGTCGACTCGCACGGCCAGCCGGTCGACCTGCCGCCGGCGACGTCGCGCTCGCGCGCGGTGACCGAGATCGAGCGCGAGTCGGTGCCGGTCGCGGCGATCGTCCACGACGCGGCGCTGCTGGACGAGCCGGGGCTGGTGCGCGCCGCGGGCGCCGCCGCCGCGCTGGCGCTGGAGAACGAGCGTCTGGAGGCCGAGCTGAAGGCGCGCGTCGCCGAGCTGCAGGTCTCGCGCGCCAAGGTCATCGAGGTCGGGATGGCCGAGCGCCGCGCGCTGGAGCGCAACCTCCACGACGGCGCGCAGCAGCGGCTGGTCGCGCTGTCGCTGCAGCTGGGGCTGGCCAAGACCAAGCTGCGCAGCGATCCCGACGTGGCGGAGAGGATCCTGGACGGCGCGCGCGCCGAGCTGGCCAGCGCGTTGGAGGAGCTGCGCGAGCTGGCGCGCGGCATCCACCCGGCGATCCTGACCGACCGCGGCCTGGCGCCCGCGCTCGAGGCGCTGGCCTCCCGCGCCCCCGTTCCGGTCGAGGTCGACGAGGTCCCCGAGGGCCGGATGCCGATGCCGGTGGAGGCCGTCGCGTACTTCGTCGTGGCCGAGTCCCTGACGAACATGGCCAAGTACGCCGACGCCGAGTATGCGAGCGTCCGGGTTCTCAGGGAGAATGGCTACGCAGTGGTGGAGATCGAGGACAACGGCATCGGCGGGGCGGACCCGTCGGCGGGGTCGGGGCTGCGAGGACTCGCAGACCGGCTCGCCGCACTCGATGGCAGGCTGGAAGTCGATTCCCCGCCGGGCGTCGGCACGACCGTAAGAGCGAGGATCCCGTGCGCGTAGCGCTCGCTGATGATTCCGTGCTGCTCCGCGAAGGACTCGCGGCGCTGCTCGAAGGCAAGGAGTTCGAGGTCGTCGCCCAGTCGGGCGACGCCGAGGACCTGTTGCGCAAGGTCGGCGCCCACAAGCCCGACGTGGCCATCGTCGACGTCCGCATGCCGCCGACGCACACCGACGAGGGGCTGAAGGCGGCGCTGGAGATCCGGGAGAGGTTCCCGGACACCGGCGTGCTGGTGCTCTCGGCCTACGTGGAGGAGACGTCCGCGCTGGAGCTGCTGAGCGACGACGCGGCCGGGATCGGCTACCTGCTCAAGGATCGGGTCAGCGACGTCGAGCGCTTCACCGAGGCCGTGCGGCGCGTCGGGGAGGGCGGCAGCGCCCTGGACCCCGAGGTCGTGTCGCGGCTCCTGGGGCGCCGCCGCCGCGAGGATCCCCTGGAGGCGCTGTCGCCCCGCGAGCGCGAGGTGCTGGGGCTGATGGCCGAGGGCCGCTCCAACCACGCGATCGCCGAGGCGCTGGTCGTCACCGAACGCGCGGTCGAGAAGCACGTGACGTCGATCTTCACCAAGCTGTCGCTGCCGCCGACGGTCGAGGACCACCGGCGGGTGCTGGCGGTCCTGGCCTACCTGCAGGCGTAGCGGGGGCGGGCGCCGAACGGCGTCCGGCAACATGTACGCCTAGGGTGCTTGTCAGGGTTGTCCGTATGACATCCCCTAGGGGGCCAACGGGAGGTAGCCGTACCCCTGCGAAATAGCCCTCCTGGGAGGCTCCTAGGCATGACCTCCATCGTCTCTGCGCACGAGCTCCGCCGGGTCTACGGCGAAGGCGGCGCCGCCGTCACGGCGTTGGACGGCGTGACCGTCGACTTCCCCGCCGGAGCCTTCACGGCCATCATGGGCCCCTCCGGCTCCGGCAAGTCCACGCTCATGCACCTCCTCGCCGGCCTCGACCGTCCGACGTCGGGCACCGCGGTGCTCGACGGGGTGGACCTCACGACGCTCAACGACGACGCGCTCACCCAGCTGCGCCGCGACCGCGTCGGGTTCATCTTCCAGGCCTTCAACCTGCTGCCCGTCCTCAACGCCGAGGAGAACATCGTCCTGCCGCTGTCGATCGCCGGCCGCGATCCCGACCAGGCG contains:
- a CDS encoding response regulator yields the protein MSTKVLIVDDHPTFRSTARLLLESEGFDVIGEAPDGLTAIAAAGELHPDLVLLDVNLPDLDGFDVAARITSVLGAPAVVLTSSRDSSDFGPLVHRSGARGFIPKGELSGAALTELIR
- the rpe gene encoding ribulose-phosphate 3-epimerase; its protein translation is MPKPRRIAPSILAADFARLGSQVSEVVDAGARVIHVDIMDGHFVPPLSMGPQVLSALVELGLPGVEYDVHLMVERPERIVADFANAGASNITVHAEATPHVNYAVQQIREHGCTAGVAVCPSTPLDVYRELEVDLALCMTVNPGWGGQRFIAASPSKIERLRALLPDGAELEVDGGIDTSTAGLAADAGATLLVAGSALFGAPDPGQAYRDIAAAAGV
- a CDS encoding sensor histidine kinase, which translates into the protein MTSLRYALIALFAASVAMAAVVIALVVSSDHETAKPLMATVAPFIGLSFCGTGVFAWLRRPHNRFGALMTAVGFAWFLSGLAEANDPWVYTLGVYVGPLYLVLVGHMLLAFPSGRLETTSARTLVVIGYLTALAVQIPFFLLGGDIGGDDNAPRNAWALTDNPDGAQVFAVVAQLVAGCLIVWLGLQLWEKRKVASPPQRRAMAPVLWTGVVLMVTLAVAVVGELFGASSPVVSGPSVASLIAFAALPWAFVIGLLRTRYSRAGAVGDLVERLNAQGAEGESLRDALSDALGDRSLALAFWSRGSERYVDSHGQPVDLPPATSRSRAVTEIERESVPVAAIVHDAALLDEPGLVRAAGAAAALALENERLEAELKARVAELQVSRAKVIEVGMAERRALERNLHDGAQQRLVALSLQLGLAKTKLRSDPDVAERILDGARAELASALEELRELARGIHPAILTDRGLAPALEALASRAPVPVEVDEVPEGRMPMPVEAVAYFVVAESLTNMAKYADAEYASVRVLRENGYAVVEIEDNGIGGADPSAGSGLRGLADRLAALDGRLEVDSPPGVGTTVRARIPCA
- a CDS encoding zinc-ribbon domain-containing protein, translating into MATKELGLKCPGCGEPWLRPTTLAGRYRCVYCLHRFELRSVCPDCGEHGTIVRMSSTATTICNHCGGSMLIEI
- a CDS encoding ABC transporter ATP-binding protein, which gives rise to MTSIVSAHELRRVYGEGGAAVTALDGVTVDFPAGAFTAIMGPSGSGKSTLMHLLAGLDRPTSGTAVLDGVDLTTLNDDALTQLRRDRVGFIFQAFNLLPVLNAEENIVLPLSIAGRDPDQAWVDQLIDLVGLRDRITHRPSELSGGQQQRVAVVRALASRPAVVFADEPTGNLDSHASTEILQLLRRSVDEFGQTIIMVTHDEEAAAYADRLLVLRDGQLVEDRAPARNAAQPASV
- a CDS encoding response regulator produces the protein MRVALADDSVLLREGLAALLEGKEFEVVAQSGDAEDLLRKVGAHKPDVAIVDVRMPPTHTDEGLKAALEIRERFPDTGVLVLSAYVEETSALELLSDDAAGIGYLLKDRVSDVERFTEAVRRVGEGGSALDPEVVSRLLGRRRREDPLEALSPREREVLGLMAEGRSNHAIAEALVVTERAVEKHVTSIFTKLSLPPTVEDHRRVLAVLAYLQA